Proteins encoded by one window of Massilia sp. NR 4-1:
- a CDS encoding MFS transporter gives MSAASVPAAAAGAPAGAGHSIPPAAAPNPPGTPTFGLRIATGLAGVLLAVLMAGLNENVTKVALADIRGAMGIGADEGSWLLAVYAAASVCAMAFAPWCSATFSLRRFTLAMLAAFMLFGALCPLAPNLSTLMVLRTLQGLAGGALPPMLMTVALRFLPPHIKLYGLASYALTATVGPTLGTPLAALWTEYTPWQWTFWQIIPPCLLSMAAVAWGLPQDPLKLERFRQFDWLGLLLGLPAISMIVLGLSLGERMDWMESSLIAFLLIGGCLLLAAFLVNEWSHPLPFFKIQLLANRNLTHALITLAGVLFVLVAATRLPSSFLAQVHGYRPLQTAPLMLMVALPQLLALVLVAALCNIRRVDCRWVLAGGLALLAVSKLLGAAATPEWTRENFYLLQSLQILAQPMAVIPLLMLATSGLAPQDGPFASAWFNTIKGFAAVLAGGVLDYMGGQRSHFHAQALADHLGNAPLTMSGTLPALLARQFQHQVATLTTRDLYLAMAMMAAAMIVLIPLVAQRIYPPRAA, from the coding sequence ATGAGCGCCGCCTCGGTGCCGGCGGCAGCGGCGGGAGCGCCAGCCGGCGCTGGCCATTCCATCCCGCCCGCCGCCGCGCCCAACCCCCCAGGGACACCGACTTTCGGTCTGCGCATCGCCACCGGCCTGGCCGGCGTGCTGCTGGCCGTGCTGATGGCGGGCCTCAACGAGAACGTCACCAAGGTGGCGCTGGCCGATATCCGCGGCGCCATGGGCATCGGCGCCGACGAAGGCAGCTGGCTGCTGGCCGTGTACGCGGCGGCCTCGGTCTGCGCCATGGCGTTCGCGCCCTGGTGCTCGGCCACGTTCTCGCTGCGCCGTTTCACATTGGCCATGCTGGCCGCCTTCATGCTGTTCGGCGCACTGTGTCCGCTGGCGCCCAATCTGTCCACGCTGATGGTCCTGCGTACCCTGCAAGGACTGGCCGGCGGCGCCCTGCCGCCCATGCTGATGACGGTGGCGCTGCGCTTCCTGCCGCCGCATATCAAGCTGTATGGCCTGGCCAGCTACGCGCTGACCGCCACCGTCGGCCCGACCCTGGGCACGCCGCTGGCCGCGCTGTGGACCGAGTACACGCCCTGGCAGTGGACCTTCTGGCAGATCATCCCGCCCTGCCTGCTGTCGATGGCGGCCGTGGCCTGGGGCTTGCCGCAGGATCCGCTCAAGCTGGAACGCTTCCGCCAGTTCGACTGGCTCGGCCTTCTGCTTGGCCTGCCCGCCATCAGCATGATCGTGCTCGGCCTGTCGCTGGGCGAACGCATGGACTGGATGGAGTCCAGCCTGATCGCCTTCCTGCTGATCGGCGGCTGCCTGCTGCTGGCGGCCTTCCTGGTCAACGAATGGTCGCATCCCCTGCCCTTCTTCAAGATCCAGCTGCTGGCCAACCGCAACCTGACGCACGCACTCATCACCCTGGCCGGCGTGCTGTTCGTGCTGGTGGCGGCAACGCGCCTGCCCTCGTCCTTCCTGGCCCAGGTGCATGGCTACCGTCCGCTGCAAACGGCGCCGCTGATGCTGATGGTGGCCCTGCCGCAGTTGCTGGCCCTGGTGCTGGTAGCGGCGCTGTGCAATATCCGCCGCGTCGACTGCCGCTGGGTGCTGGCGGGCGGCCTCGCCCTGCTGGCCGTGTCCAAGCTGCTGGGCGCGGCTGCCACACCGGAATGGACGCGCGAGAATTTCTACCTGCTGCAATCGCTGCAGATCCTGGCCCAGCCCATGGCCGTGATCCCGCTGCTGATGCTGGCTACTTCCGGCCTGGCGCCGCAGGACGGACCCTTCGCCTCGGCCTGGTTCAACACGATCAAGGGCTTTGCCGCCGTGCTGGCAGGCGGTGTGCTCGATTACATGGGCGGCCAACGTTCGCACTTCCACGCCCAAGCCCTGGCGGACCATCTGGGCAATGCGCCGCTGACCATGAGCGGCACCCTGCCCGCCTTGCTGGCGCGCCAGTTCCAGCACCAGGTGGCCACCCTCACCACCCGCGATCTCTACCTGGCAATGGCCATGATGGCCGCCGCCATGATCGTCCTGATCCCGCTGGTCGCGCAGCGCATCTATCCGCCGCGCGCCGCTTAA
- the rbfA gene encoding 30S ribosome-binding factor RbfA: MAKHSKSIPARGLRVADQIQKDLSELIAFELKDPRVGMITLAEVQLTPDYAHAKIYFTTLKDDAESVKNTLAGLNAAAGYLRNQLGKRLHIHTLPQLHFVHDTSTARGMEMSALIDKANASRAADADEDSGEDGKN, encoded by the coding sequence ATGGCAAAACACAGTAAATCCATCCCAGCGCGCGGCCTGCGCGTGGCCGATCAGATCCAGAAGGACTTGTCCGAGCTGATCGCCTTTGAACTGAAAGACCCGCGCGTCGGTATGATCACGCTGGCCGAGGTGCAGCTCACGCCCGACTACGCCCACGCCAAAATCTACTTCACCACGCTGAAGGACGATGCGGAGTCGGTGAAGAACACCCTGGCCGGTCTGAACGCGGCCGCCGGCTATCTGCGCAACCAGCTGGGCAAGCGCCTGCACATCCACACGCTGCCGCAGCTGCACTTCGTGCATGACACCTCGACCGCGCGCGGCATGGAAATGTCGGCCCTGATCGACAAGGCCAACGCCAGCCGTGCCGCCGATGCCGACGAAGACAGCGGCGAAGACGGTAAGAACTAA
- the typA gene encoding translational GTPase TypA → MSNTKRAIRNIAIIAHVDHGKTTLVDKLLRQSGTFRENQQVETRVMDSNDLEKERGITILAKNCAVEYEGTHINIVDTPGHADFGGEVERVLSMVDSVLLLVDAQEGPMPQTRFVTRKALALGLKPIVVVNKIDRPGARPDWAINATFELFDKLGATDEQLDFPVVYASALNGYASLDDTVREGDMKPLFEAILKHVPVRDDDPDGPLQMQITSLDYSSYVGKIGVGRISRGRVKAGQDVIVLNGPESTPIKARINQVLNFKGLERVLVDEAIAGDIILINGIEDIGIGSTLCAPDTPDALPMLTVDEPTLTMNFMVNSSPLAGREGKFVTSRQLRDRLDKELKANVALRVAPTDDDTVFEVSGRGELHLTILIENMRREGFEMAVSRPRVVFKMVDGVRHEPYELLTVDVEEVNQGGVMEELGRRRGDLQNMESDSKGRVRLEYRIPARGLIGFQSEFMTLTRGTGLMSHIFDAYAPVDNSKGELAGRRNGVLISQDDGAAVAYALWKLQDRGRMFVVHNDPVYEGMIIGIHSRDNDLVVNPIKGKQLTNVRASGTDEAVRLVPPVQLSLEYAVEFIEDDELVEITPKSIRLRKRFLKEHERKKASREGA, encoded by the coding sequence ATGTCTAATACTAAACGCGCTATCCGCAATATCGCCATCATCGCTCACGTTGACCACGGCAAAACCACCCTCGTCGACAAGCTGCTGCGCCAATCCGGTACTTTCCGTGAGAACCAGCAAGTTGAAACCCGCGTGATGGACTCCAACGACCTCGAAAAGGAACGTGGCATTACCATTCTGGCGAAGAACTGCGCCGTTGAGTATGAAGGCACCCACATCAATATCGTCGACACCCCAGGCCACGCCGACTTCGGCGGCGAAGTGGAGCGCGTGCTGTCGATGGTCGACTCCGTGCTGCTGCTGGTCGATGCGCAGGAAGGCCCGATGCCGCAGACCCGTTTCGTGACCCGCAAGGCGCTGGCCCTGGGCCTGAAGCCGATCGTCGTGGTCAACAAGATCGACCGTCCAGGCGCCCGTCCTGACTGGGCCATCAACGCCACCTTCGAACTGTTCGACAAGCTGGGCGCAACCGACGAGCAGCTGGACTTCCCCGTGGTGTACGCCTCGGCCCTGAACGGCTACGCTTCGCTTGACGACACCGTGCGCGAAGGCGATATGAAGCCGCTGTTCGAAGCCATCCTGAAGCACGTGCCGGTGCGCGACGACGATCCGGACGGTCCGCTGCAGATGCAAATCACCTCGCTCGACTACTCCTCCTACGTCGGCAAGATCGGCGTTGGCCGTATCAGCCGCGGCCGCGTGAAAGCGGGCCAGGACGTGATCGTGCTGAACGGCCCTGAGTCGACCCCGATCAAGGCCCGCATCAACCAGGTGCTGAACTTCAAGGGCCTGGAGCGCGTGCTGGTTGACGAAGCCATCGCCGGCGACATCATCCTGATCAACGGTATCGAAGATATCGGCATCGGTTCCACCCTGTGCGCGCCGGACACCCCGGACGCGCTGCCGATGCTGACCGTCGACGAGCCGACCCTGACCATGAACTTCATGGTCAACAGCTCCCCGCTGGCCGGCCGCGAAGGCAAGTTCGTGACCTCGCGCCAGCTGCGCGACCGTCTGGACAAGGAACTGAAAGCCAACGTGGCGCTGCGCGTTGCCCCGACCGACGACGACACCGTGTTCGAAGTGTCCGGCCGCGGCGAGCTGCACCTGACCATCCTGATCGAAAACATGCGCCGCGAAGGCTTCGAGATGGCCGTGTCCCGTCCGCGCGTGGTGTTCAAGATGGTCGATGGCGTGCGCCATGAGCCGTACGAACTGCTGACCGTGGACGTGGAAGAAGTCAACCAGGGCGGCGTGATGGAAGAACTGGGCCGCCGCCGCGGCGACCTGCAGAACATGGAATCGGACTCCAAGGGCCGCGTGCGCCTGGAATACCGCATCCCTGCGCGTGGCCTGATCGGCTTCCAGTCCGAGTTCATGACCCTGACCCGCGGCACCGGCCTGATGTCCCACATCTTCGACGCTTACGCGCCGGTCGACAACTCCAAAGGCGAACTGGCCGGCCGCCGCAACGGCGTGCTGATCTCGCAGGACGACGGCGCCGCCGTGGCCTACGCCCTGTGGAAGCTGCAAGACCGCGGCCGCATGTTCGTGGTGCACAACGACCCGGTGTACGAAGGCATGATCATCGGTATCCACTCGCGCGACAACGATCTGGTCGTGAACCCGATCAAGGGCAAGCAGCTGACCAACGTGCGTGCTTCCGGCACCGATGAGGCAGTGCGCCTGGTGCCGCCAGTCCAGCTGTCGCTGGAATACGCGGTGGAATTCATCGAGGACGACGAGCTGGTGGAAATCACCCCGAAATCGATCCGTCTGCGCAAGCGCTTCCTCAAAGAGCACGAGCGTAAAAAGGCCTCGCGCGAAGGCGCGTAA
- a CDS encoding LysR family transcriptional regulator has translation MPDMNLLVALDILLEEGSVVGAAQRMHLSAPAMSRTLSRLREAIGDPVLVRAGRGLTPTPRALELRDQVRGLVEQAHAVFHAGREVDLATLERTFSIRANDVFVGTYGGQLREAMRAKAPNAVLRFVPEGDIDDGALREGRIDLYISATRSFGADIKVQTLFNTTFVGLAREDHAIFDAPIDPARLVAFDHISVSRRGRAYGPTAAMLAEHKLQQRVALIAPNFHSAIFALADSDLVLPLLPRAMLHNIEKLGMKLRHFELPLPLTPVTIVQAWHPRLDNDHAHRWLRQTIKQTCSSDKRAL, from the coding sequence ATGCCCGATATGAACCTGCTCGTCGCCCTCGACATCCTGCTGGAAGAAGGCAGCGTCGTGGGCGCCGCCCAGCGCATGCACCTGAGCGCCCCAGCCATGAGCCGCACCCTGTCGCGCCTACGCGAAGCGATCGGCGATCCGGTGCTGGTGCGCGCGGGACGAGGGCTGACGCCGACCCCGCGCGCGCTGGAGTTGCGCGACCAGGTGCGCGGCCTGGTGGAGCAGGCACATGCTGTCTTTCATGCGGGACGGGAGGTGGATCTGGCGACGCTGGAGCGCACCTTCAGCATCCGCGCCAACGATGTCTTCGTCGGCACCTACGGCGGCCAGTTGCGCGAGGCGATGCGCGCCAAGGCGCCCAACGCCGTGCTGCGTTTCGTGCCGGAGGGCGATATCGACGACGGCGCGCTGCGCGAAGGCCGCATCGACCTTTACATCAGCGCCACGCGCTCCTTCGGCGCCGACATCAAGGTGCAGACCTTGTTCAATACGACTTTCGTGGGATTGGCGCGCGAGGACCATGCCATCTTCGATGCGCCCATCGATCCGGCGCGGCTGGTGGCTTTCGACCATATCAGCGTCTCGCGCCGCGGCCGCGCATATGGGCCGACGGCGGCCATGCTGGCCGAGCACAAGCTGCAGCAGCGGGTGGCGCTGATCGCGCCCAATTTCCATTCCGCGATTTTCGCGCTGGCCGATTCCGACCTGGTGCTGCCGCTGCTGCCGCGCGCCATGCTGCACAATATCGAGAAGCTGGGCATGAAGCTGCGGCACTTTGAATTGCCGCTGCCGCTCACGCCCGTCACCATCGTCCAGGCCTGGCATCCACGCCTGGACAACGACCACGCCCACCGCTGGCTGCGGCAAACCATCAAGCAGACCTGCAGCAGCGACAAGCGCGCCTTGTAA
- a CDS encoding DUF3141 domain-containing protein → MTEMTVPAQPAAAGAGKQAQDLYTAWLGAMPNLAQQAQSYWTDAMQRSVLFLDVLRQRGNERNERLQDLAPHVLSFDFEPLIDGRTLERPVNYSLIRIIPPKGWEIDENKRPFIVFDPRAGHGPGIGGMKQDSEIGVALKAGHPCYFVTFLPNPVPGQTIEDVCRAEAHFIAQVGALHSHADGKPALIGNCQAGWQIMMTSALRPDLTGPLLLAGAPLSYWAGVRGKNPLRYLGGAMGGTWLTSLSGDLGHGLFDGALLVSNFENMNPSNTLWKKNYNVYSRIDTEGPRFLEFERWWGTPVLLNAGEIQYITDNLFVGNRLSQGAIHDSAGRRIDLRNITSPIVVFCSWGDDITPPQQAMGWVLDLYEDDEALATGGQTIIYSMHQSIGHLGIFVSASVANKEHEEFTRSMDLIDVLPPGLYEAVFIEKDENLANPELADGKYVLRFEHRTLEDLRQLGGNDEADERRFATVARLSEINQGLYRTYASPLVRAFASEAGADMLRNLHPYRLRYELFSDKNPFMQGVAQLAEKVRAERKPVAEDNVFLALQDTISAQITTTLDMYRDLRDMAEENFFVHMYGQPLLQTLVGLRADHVLAKRRIGRDIARESAVAKRNEHLATRMAEGGSLEAVVRAMLYIGRSQELRAADERAFAILRELRHQVPADERLSLYRFKEVVQEQHMILQLNEELAVLDLPQLLPRDPAERAADLDAVRRTVTAAGALEGEAAQRMARIEALFGSAPLELAATVKEHV, encoded by the coding sequence ATGACTGAAATGACCGTTCCCGCCCAGCCCGCAGCGGCCGGCGCCGGGAAGCAAGCCCAGGACCTGTATACGGCCTGGCTGGGCGCCATGCCGAATCTGGCGCAGCAGGCGCAAAGCTATTGGACCGACGCCATGCAGCGCTCGGTGCTCTTCCTCGACGTGCTGCGCCAGCGCGGCAACGAGCGCAACGAGCGCCTGCAGGATCTGGCCCCCCACGTCCTGAGTTTCGACTTTGAGCCGCTGATCGATGGCCGCACGCTGGAACGCCCCGTCAATTACAGTCTGATCCGCATCATCCCGCCCAAGGGCTGGGAGATCGACGAGAACAAGCGGCCCTTCATCGTCTTCGATCCGCGCGCCGGCCACGGTCCCGGCATCGGCGGCATGAAGCAGGACAGCGAGATCGGCGTCGCCCTGAAGGCGGGCCACCCTTGCTACTTCGTCACCTTCCTGCCCAATCCCGTGCCGGGCCAGACCATCGAGGACGTGTGCCGCGCCGAAGCGCACTTCATCGCCCAGGTGGGCGCCCTGCACAGCCATGCCGACGGCAAGCCGGCCCTGATCGGCAACTGCCAGGCCGGTTGGCAGATCATGATGACCAGCGCGCTGCGGCCCGACCTGACCGGCCCCCTGCTGCTGGCCGGCGCGCCGCTGTCGTATTGGGCCGGGGTGCGCGGCAAGAATCCGCTGCGCTACCTGGGCGGCGCCATGGGCGGCACCTGGCTGACGTCCCTCTCGGGCGACCTGGGCCACGGCCTGTTCGACGGCGCCCTGCTGGTCAGCAATTTCGAGAACATGAACCCTTCCAACACCTTGTGGAAGAAGAATTACAACGTCTACTCGCGCATCGACACCGAAGGTCCGCGCTTCCTGGAATTCGAAAGATGGTGGGGTACGCCGGTGCTGCTGAACGCGGGCGAGATCCAGTACATCACCGATAATCTCTTCGTCGGCAACCGCCTGAGCCAGGGCGCCATCCACGACAGCGCCGGCCGCCGCATCGACCTGCGCAATATCACTTCGCCCATCGTGGTGTTCTGCTCCTGGGGCGACGACATCACGCCGCCGCAGCAGGCCATGGGCTGGGTGCTCGACCTGTACGAGGACGACGAGGCGCTGGCCACCGGCGGCCAGACCATCATCTACTCCATGCACCAGAGCATAGGCCACCTCGGCATCTTCGTGTCGGCCTCGGTGGCCAACAAGGAGCACGAGGAGTTTACGCGCTCGATGGACCTGATCGACGTGCTGCCGCCCGGCCTGTACGAGGCGGTCTTCATCGAGAAGGACGAGAACCTGGCCAACCCGGAACTGGCCGACGGCAAATACGTGCTGCGCTTCGAGCACCGCACGCTGGAAGACCTGCGCCAGCTGGGCGGCAACGACGAAGCCGACGAGCGTCGCTTCGCCACCGTGGCCCGCCTGTCGGAAATCAACCAGGGCCTGTACCGCACCTATGCCAGCCCGCTGGTGCGCGCCTTCGCCAGCGAGGCCGGTGCCGACATGCTGCGCAATCTGCATCCCTACCGCTTGCGCTACGAACTGTTCTCGGACAAGAATCCCTTCATGCAGGGCGTGGCCCAGCTGGCCGAGAAGGTGCGCGCCGAACGCAAGCCGGTGGCGGAGGACAATGTCTTCCTGGCGCTGCAGGACACGATCTCGGCGCAGATCACCACTACGCTCGATATGTACCGCGACCTGCGCGATATGGCCGAGGAAAACTTCTTCGTCCATATGTATGGCCAGCCGCTGCTGCAAACCCTGGTCGGCCTGCGCGCCGACCACGTGCTGGCCAAGCGCCGCATCGGCCGCGACATCGCGCGCGAGTCGGCCGTGGCCAAGCGTAACGAGCATCTGGCCACGCGCATGGCCGAAGGCGGCTCGCTGGAAGCGGTAGTGCGCGCCATGCTCTACATCGGCCGCAGCCAGGAGTTGCGCGCGGCCGACGAACGCGCCTTCGCCATCCTGCGCGAGCTGCGCCACCAGGTGCCGGCCGACGAGCGCCTATCCCTGTACCGTTTCAAGGAGGTGGTGCAGGAGCAGCACATGATTTTGCAATTGAATGAAGAACTGGCCGTGCTGGACCTGCCGCAGCTGCTGCCGCGCGATCCCGCCGAACGCGCCGCCGACCTGGATGCGGTGCGCCGCACCGTCACCGCGGCCGGCGCGCTGGAAGGCGAGGCCGCCCAGCGCATGGCCCGCATCGAAGCCCTGTTCGGCTCCGCTCCGCTGGAGCTGGCCGCCACCGTAAAGGAACATGTATGA
- a CDS encoding HlyD family secretion protein, producing MKHLSRNSAIAMAALLLCGAAYGGRQLLVAAEAQSTNDAFVAADFMLLSPKVGGIVAEVLAADNQAVKAGQLLVRIDDRDFQAALEAARAGVANAEAQLANSAATLERQRYLIEQAEATSMADRADLTLAKAELERYTNLAGQGAGTAQNAQQAKARHDALLARQAQNRAALGATVKQNTVLQAQHAVAEAMLQKARASQEQAKLDLSHTQLRAPIDGVVARRSVRVGAHVAPGAALLAVVPVEQTYVVANFQETQLSHVSPGQPVSITVDGWPGEQLRGKVESIAPATGATFSAIAPDNATGNFTKVVQRIPTRIVFDAGQPLRGKLRVGMSVTANVDTSVQPRIAQVGEAR from the coding sequence ATGAAACACCTGTCCCGCAATTCCGCCATCGCCATGGCCGCCCTGCTGCTGTGCGGTGCGGCCTATGGCGGCCGCCAGCTGCTGGTGGCCGCCGAAGCGCAAAGCACCAACGACGCCTTCGTCGCCGCCGACTTCATGCTGCTTTCGCCCAAGGTCGGCGGCATCGTGGCCGAGGTGCTGGCCGCCGACAACCAGGCTGTGAAAGCCGGCCAGCTGCTGGTGCGCATCGACGACCGCGATTTCCAGGCCGCGCTGGAAGCGGCGCGCGCCGGCGTGGCCAACGCCGAAGCCCAACTGGCCAACAGCGCCGCCACGCTGGAGCGCCAGCGCTATCTGATCGAGCAGGCCGAAGCCACCTCGATGGCCGACCGCGCCGACCTCACGCTGGCCAAGGCCGAACTGGAACGCTATACCAATCTGGCCGGACAAGGCGCCGGCACGGCGCAGAACGCGCAGCAGGCCAAGGCGCGCCACGACGCCCTGCTGGCGCGCCAGGCGCAGAACCGCGCCGCGCTGGGCGCCACCGTCAAGCAGAACACCGTGCTGCAAGCCCAGCACGCCGTGGCCGAAGCCATGCTGCAAAAGGCGCGCGCCAGCCAGGAGCAGGCCAAACTCGATCTATCCCACACCCAACTGCGCGCACCCATCGACGGCGTAGTCGCAAGGCGCAGCGTGCGTGTCGGCGCCCACGTCGCGCCCGGCGCGGCCCTGCTGGCCGTGGTGCCGGTGGAGCAAACCTATGTGGTCGCCAACTTCCAGGAGACGCAGCTGAGCCATGTGAGTCCCGGCCAGCCGGTCAGCATCACGGTCGACGGCTGGCCCGGCGAGCAGTTGCGCGGCAAGGTGGAGAGCATCGCGCCGGCCACCGGCGCCACCTTCTCGGCCATCGCGCCGGACAACGCCACCGGCAATTTCACCAAGGTCGTACAGCGCATCCCGACCCGCATCGTGTTCGACGCCGGCCAGCCGCTGCGCGGCAAGCTGCGCGTGGGCATGTCGGTCACGGCCAATGTCGATACCTCGGTGCAGCCGCGCATCGCACAGGTGGGAGAAGCACGATGA
- a CDS encoding TolC family protein, which translates to MNANATGRQSLGGKQLCKRPLILRLKPALALLLAPVVLSGCAALGPDFKAPQAALPRHWLANEQNAPDAVELAWWNSFDDPQLAALIQRAAAGNLDLQIVASRLEQSRAIRQSMGAAETPQLNAAGGISRARASQVGLGDPSGHKGESAYTLAQGGFNASWELDFWGRVRRTVEAADAQVEAAQEQRHAALLSLAAETAQHYIRLRSTQSLLAITEQNLAIARRSLELTRIRNREGVATELDVARASAQVAAIEARLPGLHQREAAGVNALGLLLAQPPQALRAELAVISGERSSKRSAAADLEGSAQRSAKASVAGGTERNMEASAGALAKQSTVAYSVPAGPAVAALGLPSELAQRRPDIRRASALLHAATASIGVAKADFYPRITLSGNLGFQATQLSDFGSWSSRQFSFGPAFSLPLFDGGHLRGMLKLSEARQQEAALAYQQTVLRAWHEVDDALAVSRAQQERRERLHEAVAQSRIALNNAQQQYVAGTVDFLNVLSVQDALLANEAALAESTAAVSLALVDLYKALGGGWQSWSGTAQQPSEAKAVAAAQQQRQRPAPQSPAPAVAVARERSPVAALVAPASLAGGTARGYGLLAVAAVTARP; encoded by the coding sequence ATGAACGCCAATGCCACCGGCCGCCAGTCCCTGGGCGGCAAGCAGCTTTGCAAGCGCCCCCTTATCCTCCGGCTAAAGCCTGCCTTGGCCCTGTTGCTGGCGCCAGTCGTGCTGTCCGGCTGCGCCGCGCTCGGCCCCGACTTCAAGGCGCCGCAAGCGGCCCTGCCCCGGCACTGGCTGGCCAACGAACAGAACGCGCCGGACGCGGTGGAGCTGGCGTGGTGGAACAGCTTTGACGATCCGCAGTTGGCGGCCCTGATCCAGCGCGCCGCGGCCGGCAATCTCGATCTGCAGATCGTCGCCAGCCGCCTGGAGCAAAGCCGCGCCATCCGCCAGAGCATGGGCGCGGCCGAAACGCCGCAGCTCAACGCGGCGGGCGGCATCAGCCGCGCGCGCGCCAGCCAGGTGGGGCTGGGCGATCCGTCCGGACACAAGGGCGAATCGGCGTATACGCTGGCGCAAGGCGGCTTCAATGCCTCCTGGGAGCTGGACTTCTGGGGCCGCGTGCGGCGCACGGTGGAAGCGGCCGATGCGCAGGTCGAAGCGGCGCAGGAACAGCGCCACGCCGCCCTGCTCTCGCTGGCGGCGGAAACGGCGCAGCACTATATCCGCTTGCGTTCGACGCAAAGCCTGCTGGCGATCACGGAGCAGAATCTGGCCATCGCCCGCCGCAGCCTGGAGCTGACGCGCATCCGCAACCGTGAAGGCGTGGCGACGGAGTTGGACGTAGCGCGCGCCAGCGCCCAGGTGGCCGCCATCGAGGCGCGCCTGCCTGGTCTGCACCAGCGCGAAGCGGCCGGCGTCAACGCCCTCGGCCTGCTGCTGGCCCAGCCACCGCAGGCCCTGCGCGCGGAACTAGCCGTAATAAGCGGAGAAAGAAGCTCGAAACGGAGTGCGGCAGCGGACCTCGAGGGAAGCGCGCAGCGCAGCGCAAAAGCAAGCGTCGCAGGCGGCACGGAACGGAATATGGAAGCAAGCGCCGGCGCATTGGCGAAACAAAGCACGGTGGCGTACTCCGTGCCGGCCGGTCCGGCCGTCGCCGCGCTGGGACTGCCGAGCGAGCTGGCGCAGCGCCGGCCGGATATCCGCCGCGCCTCGGCCCTGCTGCATGCGGCCACCGCCTCCATCGGCGTGGCCAAGGCCGACTTCTATCCGCGCATTACCCTGTCCGGCAACCTCGGCTTCCAGGCTACCCAGTTGTCCGACTTCGGCAGCTGGAGCAGCCGCCAATTCAGTTTTGGTCCGGCTTTCAGCCTTCCCCTGTTCGACGGCGGCCATCTGCGCGGCATGCTGAAACTGAGCGAGGCACGCCAGCAGGAAGCGGCGCTGGCCTATCAGCAAACCGTGCTGCGCGCCTGGCATGAGGTGGACGATGCGCTGGCCGTCAGCCGCGCGCAGCAGGAGCGCCGCGAGCGCCTGCACGAGGCGGTGGCGCAAAGCCGCATCGCGCTGAACAACGCGCAGCAGCAGTATGTGGCGGGCACCGTCGATTTCCTGAATGTGCTGAGCGTGCAGGATGCGCTGCTGGCCAACGAAGCCGCGCTGGCCGAAAGCACGGCCGCCGTGTCGCTGGCCCTGGTCGACCTGTACAAGGCATTGGGCGGCGGCTGGCAAAGCTGGAGCGGGACGGCGCAGCAGCCATCAGAAGCGAAAGCCGTAGCGGCGGCGCAGCAGCAACGGCAGCGCCCAGCACCGCAATCGCCAGCGCCGGCCGTGGCCGTGGCACGCGAGCGCAGCCCAGTGGCGGCATTGGTTGCGCCGGCATCGCTGGCAGGAGGGACAGCGCGCGGGTATGGCCTGCTGGCTGTGGCGGCGGTGACGGCGCGGCCATGA
- the truB gene encoding tRNA pseudouridine(55) synthase TruB — MTQQKVKRVRDLVDGVLLLDKPVGLSSNDALIKTKRVLNAKKAGHTGTLDPFATGLLPLCFGEATKFSQDLLEADKTYLTTVHLGQRTDTGDTEGEVIETREVNVTREQIEAVLAQFRGPIAQVPPMYSALKRDGKPLYEYARAGITLEREARHVVIHKLELVDYEAPFLKLEVTCSKGTYIRVLGEDIGAALGCGAHLNALRRTQVGALTAEHMITPEQLLAHPAPLELLSPVDALLSSFPAVQLTPELAKRFLQGQRLPLGKEPSVTVPAAPGRVRVYLDAKLLGTGQLQEYSILAPERLIAAAQAQ, encoded by the coding sequence ATGACTCAGCAAAAAGTGAAGCGCGTCCGCGATCTGGTGGACGGCGTGCTGCTGCTCGATAAGCCGGTCGGCCTGTCCAGCAACGATGCGCTGATCAAGACCAAGCGCGTGCTGAACGCGAAGAAGGCCGGCCATACCGGCACCCTCGATCCCTTCGCCACCGGCCTGCTGCCGCTGTGTTTCGGCGAGGCCACCAAGTTCTCGCAGGACTTGCTGGAGGCGGACAAGACCTACCTGACCACCGTGCATCTGGGCCAGCGCACCGATACCGGCGACACCGAGGGCGAAGTGATCGAGACGCGCGAGGTGAATGTCACGCGCGAGCAGATCGAGGCCGTGCTGGCGCAGTTCCGTGGCCCGATCGCCCAGGTGCCGCCCATGTATTCGGCGCTCAAACGCGACGGCAAGCCGCTGTACGAATATGCGCGCGCCGGCATCACGCTGGAGCGTGAGGCGCGCCATGTGGTGATCCACAAGCTGGAACTGGTCGACTACGAGGCGCCTTTCCTCAAGCTGGAAGTCACCTGCAGCAAGGGCACGTATATCCGCGTGCTGGGCGAAGATATCGGCGCGGCGCTCGGCTGCGGCGCGCATCTGAACGCCTTGCGCCGCACCCAGGTCGGCGCGCTGACGGCCGAGCACATGATCACGCCGGAACAACTGCTGGCGCATCCCGCGCCGCTGGAACTGCTCTCGCCGGTCGACGCGCTGCTGTCGTCCTTCCCGGCCGTGCAGCTGACGCCGGAACTGGCCAAGCGCTTCCTGCAAGGCCAGCGCCTGCCGCTGGGCAAGGAACCTTCGGTGACGGTGCCTGCCGCACCGGGCCGCGTGCGTGTCTATCTCGACGCGAAGCTGCTCGGCACGGGCCAGTTGCAGGAGTATTCAATCCTGGCGCCCGAGCGCCTGATCGCCGCCGCCCAGGCGCAGTAA